In Oryza sativa Japonica Group chromosome 2, ASM3414082v1, the following are encoded in one genomic region:
- the LOC4330391 gene encoding F-box/LRR-repeat protein At3g26922, with translation MRTKHLIPHHAAGYTYARAYATTGGGGGDGGDGGGGGDPFEQFPEAVLGLIVSKLPFRSAVAASAISRRWRGVAAAAPALDLDFAAAFPAAPRRRAAFAAAATAALSRPHHPLRRLRLGLDGLFDQAFAASAADHLASWLAAAAARGVEQLELHLPRSRLALLPPSLIACTNLTSLTLRLDHYAHPLPSLCSLTRLSRLHLASIPLAGDDFFADLFSHCKQLRYLILEQCRIGALCLAGTTQLCSLAITDCSWTPQSSVAFSDMPALRTLHYLGAMATRHIIDNVDSLEEVVLAIKKPQVKLQEPNLRELLSLVGNVQSLMLSPWCIEQFARPEEWSKVRLNKVRQLSCIIERREEGASSIAPLLANCQNVEELSVSVVPSQCKRRWGSDDGANHWVMGGKGVVLRHLRAVRMVYIDESKSGLDLVKLLLKNTPMLEMMTIVPSMDGLEQAKFRRRVLKLRKASRDADIQFSATG, from the exons ATGCGCACCAAGCACCTGATAccccaccacgccgccggcTACACCTACGCCCGCGCGTacgccaccaccggcggcggcggcggggacgggggagatggaggtggaggtggcgacCCGTTCGAGCAGTTCCCCGAGGCGGTGCTCGGGCTGATCGTGTCCAAGCTGCCCTTCAGGTCGGCGGTCGCCGCGTCGGCCATCTCCCGCCGGTGgcgcggcgtcgcggcggccgcgccggcgctGGACCTCGACTTCGCCGCGGCGTTcccggccgcgccgcgccgcaggGCGGCattcgcggccgccgccacggccgcgctCTCGAGGCCGCACCacccgctccgccgcctccgcctcggcctcgACGGCCTCTTCGACCAGgccttcgccgcctccgccgccgaccacctcgCCTcctggctcgccgccgccgccgcgcgcggggtCGAGCAGTTGGAGCTGCACCTCCCCCGCTcccgcctcgccctcctcccgcCTTCCCTAATCGCCTGCACCAACCTCACATCCTTGACCCTTCGCCTCGACCACTACGCCCACCCTCTTCCGTCCCTCTGCTCGCTCACCCGCTTGTCCCGCCTCCACCTCGCCTCCATTCCGCTTGCCGGCGACGACTTCTTTGCAGACCTCTTCTCGCACTGCAAACAGCTCCGCTACCTGATCCTTGAACAATGCCGCATTGGTGCACTCTGCCTAGCCGGCACAACGCAGCTTTGCTCGCTTGCCATCACGGATTGTTCTTGGACTCCGCAGTCTTCTGTTGCCTTCTCTGACATGCCAGCGTTGCGCACCCTCCACTACTTGGGTGCAATGGCAACCAGACACATTATAGACAATGTCGATTCATTAGAAGAGGTCGTTCTTGCCATCAAGAAGCCGCAGGTCAAGCTCCAGGAGCCTAATCTCAGAGAGCTTCTTTCTTTGGTTGGGAATGTACAGAGCCTTATGCTTTCACCTTGGTGCATTGAG CAATTTGCACGTCCTGAGGAGTGGTCCAAGGTGCGGCTAAACAAAGTGAGGCAGTTGTCATGTATaatagagaggagagaagaaggtGCTTCATCCATTGCCCCATTGCTCGCAAATTGTCAGAATGTGGAAGAACTCTCTGTGTCTGTTGTG CCATCGCAATGCAAGCGGAGATGGGGTAGCGATGATGGAGCAAACCATTGGGTTATGGGAGGTAAAGGGGTCGTGCTGAGGCATCTCAGGGCAGTTAGGATGGTGTACATCGATGAGAGCAAGAGTGGATTGGATCTTGTTAAGCTTCTGCTCAAGAACACACCAATGTTAGAGATGATGACTATTGTGCCTTCGATGGATGGCCTTGAGCAGGCAAAGTTCAGGCGCAGGGTATTGAAGCTCAGAAAGGCCTCCCGAGATGCTGACATCCAGTTTTCTGCTACTGGATGA